Proteins from a genomic interval of Cydia amplana chromosome 8, ilCydAmpl1.1, whole genome shotgun sequence:
- the LOC134650296 gene encoding uncharacterized protein LOC134650296 — translation MFCLCSSITNKMIGPGVFKFQSFEHCDPPVTEVDLWLTQRKFNRTTNVIDMTLSTPWPLSDEIIMEVDTSSKKDGGYKPGSFYMKGPFCKTLQSLIGDLFDAIVNATGFEECPIPGDIKLDGFYVDSEKLNDQMLYGDYRAQLSFFIDGETKGCYIFYMQLMAKEEE, via the exons ATGTTTTGTCTATGTTCAAGTATAACGAATAAGATGATT GGTCCAGGAGTCTTCAAATTCCAGTCATTTGAACACTGTGACCCACCAGTAACAGAAGTAGATTTGTGGTTAACACAGAGAAAATTTAACCGGACCACTAATGTTATAGATATGACATTGTCTACACCGTGGCCACTCAGTGATGAGATCAta ATGGAGGTAGATACTTCGAGCAAGAAGGACGGTGGCTACAAACCCGGCTCCTTCTACATGAAAGGTCCTTTCTGCAAAACATTACAGTCACTCATCGGAGACTTGTTCGATGCGATCGTGAATGCTACAGGGTTTGAGGAGTGTCCCATACCA GGTGATATAAAATTGGATGGTTTCTACGTCGACAGCGAGAAACTAAACGACCAAATGCTGTACGGGGACTATAGAGCGCAACTGTCGTTTTTTATCGACGGTGAAACGAAAGGATGTTATATATTTTACATGCAATTGATGGCTAAAGAAGAAGAATAA